In Nostoc sp. CENA543, a single genomic region encodes these proteins:
- a CDS encoding DUF262 domain-containing protein, giving the protein MNSISTFDITKYFLLDVLKDIKTGRIQLPDFQRDWVWDDTHVRRLIASVSLAYPIGAVMMLQQSIQSRQFKPRLVDGVLKPENYTPNLLILDGQQRLTTMFMVFLSEQPVIIKDQKSQKMIKKWYYLDIKKCLNPECDRRNAIMSLPESKIARTFTGGLIDCSAPEKEYQALLFPLSKVFCFSEWRSKFSKYWQYDPQKLELIDTLEPGV; this is encoded by the coding sequence ATGAACTCTATCTCTACCTTTGACATCACTAAGTATTTTCTCCTTGATGTCCTGAAAGATATTAAAACTGGACGCATCCAACTTCCAGATTTTCAAAGAGATTGGGTTTGGGATGATACTCATGTGCGTCGTTTAATTGCCAGCGTATCTCTTGCTTATCCCATTGGTGCAGTCATGATGCTGCAACAAAGCATTCAAAGCCGACAATTCAAACCCCGTTTAGTTGATGGGGTATTAAAACCAGAAAATTATACGCCAAACTTATTAATCCTTGATGGACAGCAACGCCTGACAACCATGTTTATGGTGTTCCTCTCTGAGCAACCTGTCATCATCAAAGATCAGAAAAGCCAAAAAATGATTAAAAAGTGGTACTACCTGGATATTAAAAAATGCCTCAACCCAGAATGCGATCGCCGTAATGCGATCATGTCCTTACCTGAATCCAAAATTGCACGAACCTTCACGGGTGGTTTGATTGACTGTTCCGCACCAGAAAAAGAATATCAGGCACTATTGTTTCCTTTATCAAAAGTTTTCTGTTTTTCTGAATGGCGGAGTAAATTTTCTAAGTATTGGCAATACGATCCTCAAAAACTGGAGCTAATTGACACCTTGGAACCTGGAGTTTAG